Genomic DNA from Deltaproteobacteria bacterium:
CGATATGTGGAGTTGCTTGAACAAGCGGCAAAAGACCCCAGAACGATCGCCTTCAAGACCATTATCGCTTACCGAACAGGACTTGATGTGGCAAATCCTTCTCAGGAGCAGGTGAAAAAATATTATACGGAATGGAAAGCCGCGAATTGGCGGGAAGATCGATCGGTATCCAAACCGGTCAGGGACCACCTGCTGCATGTTGCCATGGGAGTGGCCAACGATGTGGGGATACCCTTCCATATACATACCGGGGGGGGGGATCCTGATGTTCTGCTACGTTACGCAAGGCCGTCACTATTGAAGCCCCTACTCGGTCGCTACATGGCGCAGTCCATCGTTCTGATTCACGGTGGATACCCCTGGATGGAGGAAACTGCTTTTCTGGCTTCAATATTCCCCAGGGCTTATGTGGAACTCTCGGTCATGACACCTTGGAGCACCCTCTACATCGACCGAGCGCTTGAGCTGTTTCTTGGATCTGTTCCCGCCAACAAAATATTTCACGGATCGGATGAGGCTTCCGAACCGGAATTGTTCTGGCTCGCAGCCAGGCAAACCAAGGCGGCATTGAAGCGGGTTCTGACACGTGCTGTGGAACTTGATATGCTTTCCATGGAAAACGCAAAAAAAATCGGTACAGGGATTTTATCTCGAAATGCGCTTGAGCTTCACGGATTGTCAGTGTAGAAAGAGGCCGGATTGACGGAACAAAAGGATACTGCCCAAGCAGTCAGAAACTGTATCGACGATATCAGCCTGC
This window encodes:
- a CDS encoding amidohydrolase family protein, with the translated sequence MTVKDELDFSAVPVVDAHCHGFNREDITDADPSGWLDRLTLMGMCLGSSNTADKGLTRLLPEMTNSTLLTSAAKRWLASFFNCEPEAVPEKRQETLAEDCSAYIKQLLSDQNIVGLFVDDGYPQPRVAPEDFEALTGAPVHRVVRIEPLILSAIHNADNFIDCEKRYVELLEQAAKDPRTIAFKTIIAYRTGLDVANPSQEQVKKYYTEWKAANWREDRSVSKPVRDHLLHVAMGVANDVGIPFHIHTGGGDPDVLLRYARPSLLKPLLGRYMAQSIVLIHGGYPWMEETAFLASIFPRAYVELSVMTPWSTLYIDRALELFLGSVPANKIFHGSDEASEPELFWLAARQTKAALKRVLTRAVELDMLSMENAKKIGTGILSRNALELHGLSV